From a region of the bacterium genome:
- a CDS encoding metallophosphoesterase has protein sequence MKIAHTSDLHIDSQHQERWDALQIVLEKAGQEKVDYLVIAGDLFDDVEAASEYITKLRRYFSGLGFKVIMIAGNHDYKSFEDERDLGDDVIVLSRKNPLFKDASNGVSFFTVPYLQGVGNEYFYEQLAYISKNLESTVFNILVYHGDLDEVVKKVRYRREVTGGEVESAFSLSVRVLQKFPMVQLVLSGHYHTYGDPIPIDETGRFVVYSGAPVSITRGDLGPRYLVVYDVNRESKSVSVSKLPLGTLYFEKLEIHLSPTSVESIENVVFSGIQNSLKGDSGKILLLQLKGYINSQEQGINEVKLKDIVRRYCEEKWKGRVVLQEDWFGVLDVAFLVDKPFSRSILEQIERLDLQEEDKRILKEWFVSALSKVYSQKVKI, from the coding sequence GCTCTTCAAATTGTTCTGGAAAAAGCGGGGCAGGAAAAAGTAGACTATCTTGTTATTGCGGGAGATCTCTTTGATGATGTTGAAGCTGCAAGCGAATATATTACTAAACTGAGAAGGTACTTTTCAGGTTTAGGCTTTAAAGTGATAATGATTGCAGGTAATCACGACTACAAATCCTTTGAAGATGAAAGGGATTTGGGTGACGATGTTATAGTTCTCTCCCGAAAAAACCCACTTTTCAAAGATGCTTCAAACGGGGTTTCCTTCTTCACTGTTCCGTATTTACAGGGTGTGGGAAATGAATATTTTTATGAACAGTTGGCTTATATTTCCAAGAATTTAGAAAGCACTGTTTTCAACATTTTAGTTTATCATGGAGATCTTGATGAAGTTGTGAAAAAGGTGAGATACAGAAGGGAGGTTACAGGTGGTGAAGTGGAATCTGCCTTTTCCTTGTCTGTGAGAGTTTTGCAAAAGTTTCCCATGGTTCAACTTGTACTATCAGGCCATTATCACACCTATGGAGATCCGATCCCTATTGATGAAACTGGACGTTTTGTGGTTTATTCTGGCGCACCCGTTTCAATTACACGAGGCGACTTGGGACCAAGATATTTGGTGGTTTACGATGTAAACCGTGAAAGCAAAAGCGTTTCTGTAAGTAAGCTTCCCCTTGGTACTCTTTACTTCGAGAAGCTTGAAATACATTTGAGTCCGACGAGCGTAGAATCTATTGAGAATGTCGTTTTTTCAGGGATTCAGAATTCTCTCAAAGGGGACTCTGGCAAAATCTTGCTATTGCAGTTGAAAGGATATATTAATAGCCAAGAGCAGGGTATAAATGAGGTAAAGTTAAAAGATATTGTGAGAAGATATTGTGAAGAGAAATGGAAAGGGAGAGTCGTCCTACAAGAGGACTGGTTTGGAGTTCTGGACGTTGCCTTTCTTGTGGACAAACCTTTTAGTCGTAGTATTCTTGAGCAGATCGAACGTTTGGACTTACAGGAAGAGGACAAAAGAATCTTAAAGGAATGGTTTGTTTCAGCTCTCAGCAAGGTTTATTCACAGAAGGTTAAAATATGA
- a CDS encoding UvrD-helicase domain-containing protein, with amino-acid sequence MSKNPELGSLILKKPQEAPFIVVPTSAGSGKTELLAKRLVFLLLSECNSKNDLRKFLAITFTREAAKEMKRRVVEILGELRKGNFDRFPGLEEIFKDKLAERVGKVYDIVLENYPRLRIGTIDSFMERLRRLLLHELGLKFTLKVHYEVDVEVLNLAIENLLRSSNLFSDFLKIVVELAKDSERFEWDLLKAFNERIIKLKSAEDRLLYDLKPHPLFASIQWEDRKIGEEIARLQNSIPNVRKKMNENDSFLQLLEFLARGNNAYSFSNILLGKADLYERVFRGLLCAFGAYNKLETKIAEFYESFYKPEYRRILNTMGIITISDTSRIMRDYMLNPENYCDRLINFLYGINHILIDEFQDTDPQQWEILLYLIKEHVLSSGGTLFIVGDIKQAIYGFRKADYKIMYSLLSQDGYKRYGLNMPPFVPEINDRNFRSSEAIVKFVNDVVFKEDAFESFLQNEVKNLLEGVISKQKAEVKAQKIVERYRNIWIPIRQVAQKKEIGYVKNIKIPKTEGVRSKKEKLDKILPYIKELITELLGEFTPGEITVMARDNDMVLQIASFIERELAQPVICFSSLDIRSHKILWELISLVKFLIDEKDLKSAFVFATGTIAQKAVGKDTVELTRDFYEFVFRRFEADNELTRLFKSLKEKYSKFYEKKSLARLFSELLCGFEFLNEDSSRGAILRFLNFLFNSELREGYITVDKVEEIFNQFLDSMSNSQAEDLSIPQKTEINAIKVMTFHKSKGLGFPVVINVFIDSKGGGNDLYFDKEHKERLLYPFKMKKDYLKIIDSGLLNNEHTKRMMERYIEEKIDELVQEINTIYVALTRAKKRLYNIYMEDTYFKRLVEAGKADERVYGEIIKEKKEPLIESSEPPLITFYRRKNLPKVFIEPRREEFQTTDLISRLKASWVGDAVHEFLRTIDFIEMPEELIKYRDRMVAIADKYYIDSFTAEKILGVLVDFFSRDGRIKILSNRQGGELYREREIGLIDGSFERIDRLIVGKDFVEVIDFKTGEPKEEDIKQVKGYIKVLKKIFTAHEIKGYLAYVFNDQLKEVSDEE; translated from the coding sequence ATGAGTAAAAATCCTGAATTGGGGTCTCTAATTTTAAAGAAGCCCCAAGAAGCACCATTCATTGTTGTTCCCACTTCTGCTGGGTCCGGAAAGACCGAACTCCTTGCAAAGAGATTGGTATTTTTATTACTTTCAGAGTGTAATTCAAAGAATGACCTTAGGAAGTTCCTTGCTATCACCTTTACCAGAGAGGCTGCCAAGGAGATGAAGAGGAGAGTAGTTGAAATCCTTGGTGAGTTGAGGAAGGGCAATTTTGATAGATTCCCGGGCTTGGAAGAAATTTTTAAGGATAAATTGGCGGAGAGAGTAGGTAAAGTATATGACATTGTTCTTGAAAATTATCCTCGTCTTAGAATTGGAACTATTGATAGTTTTATGGAAAGGCTTAGACGTCTTCTCCTCCACGAACTGGGATTGAAATTTACTTTGAAAGTCCACTATGAAGTTGATGTGGAGGTATTAAATCTTGCGATAGAGAATCTGTTAAGGTCATCTAATCTATTTTCAGATTTCTTAAAGATTGTCGTTGAACTTGCTAAAGATAGTGAAAGATTCGAATGGGATCTATTGAAGGCCTTTAATGAAAGGATAATTAAACTAAAAAGTGCGGAGGATAGGTTACTTTATGATTTGAAGCCTCATCCTCTCTTTGCTTCCATTCAATGGGAAGACCGTAAAATTGGTGAGGAAATTGCGAGGCTTCAAAATAGTATTCCAAATGTTAGGAAAAAAATGAATGAAAATGATAGTTTCCTGCAGCTACTGGAGTTCTTGGCAAGAGGAAATAATGCATATAGTTTTTCGAATATATTGTTAGGTAAAGCTGATTTGTATGAAAGGGTATTCAGGGGGCTGTTGTGTGCCTTTGGGGCTTATAATAAACTGGAGACAAAGATTGCAGAATTTTATGAAAGTTTTTATAAGCCTGAGTACAGAAGGATACTCAATACCATGGGAATTATCACCATCTCCGATACCAGTAGGATAATGAGAGATTACATGTTAAACCCCGAAAACTACTGTGATAGGTTAATAAATTTTCTTTATGGTATAAATCATATTTTGATCGACGAATTTCAAGATACAGACCCACAGCAGTGGGAGATCTTGCTTTACTTAATAAAGGAACATGTTCTTAGCTCAGGGGGAACACTATTTATTGTTGGAGATATTAAACAAGCTATATACGGTTTTAGAAAAGCGGATTACAAAATTATGTATAGCCTACTTAGCCAGGACGGTTACAAAAGATATGGACTTAATATGCCTCCCTTTGTTCCTGAGATTAACGACAGAAATTTTAGGAGTTCAGAGGCTATAGTAAAGTTCGTAAATGATGTTGTCTTCAAAGAGGATGCTTTCGAGTCTTTTCTCCAGAACGAAGTTAAGAATTTGCTTGAAGGCGTCATCTCTAAGCAAAAGGCAGAAGTTAAGGCCCAAAAGATAGTGGAGCGGTATCGAAACATTTGGATACCGATTAGACAAGTTGCGCAAAAAAAAGAGATAGGATATGTCAAAAATATTAAAATACCTAAAACCGAAGGGGTAAGAAGTAAAAAAGAGAAACTTGACAAGATTCTCCCGTATATTAAAGAATTGATAACAGAACTACTCGGCGAGTTTACCCCAGGCGAGATCACAGTGATGGCGAGAGACAATGACATGGTTCTCCAAATAGCCAGCTTCATTGAAAGAGAATTGGCTCAGCCCGTAATTTGTTTTTCCTCTCTTGACATTAGGAGTCATAAAATATTGTGGGAGTTAATATCTCTGGTTAAATTCTTGATTGATGAAAAGGATTTAAAGTCTGCCTTCGTATTTGCTACAGGTACCATAGCTCAAAAAGCGGTTGGAAAGGATACAGTAGAGCTTACACGCGATTTTTATGAGTTTGTATTTAGAAGGTTTGAGGCTGACAATGAGCTTACTCGACTATTTAAGAGCTTGAAGGAAAAATATTCAAAATTTTATGAGAAAAAGTCTCTTGCAAGGCTATTTTCTGAATTATTATGCGGGTTTGAATTTTTGAATGAGGATAGCTCGCGAGGTGCTATTTTGAGGTTTCTGAATTTTCTTTTTAATAGTGAATTAAGGGAAGGATATATCACAGTCGACAAAGTAGAGGAAATTTTTAATCAGTTTCTTGATAGTATGAGTAATTCTCAAGCTGAGGATTTATCTATACCACAAAAAACGGAAATAAATGCCATAAAAGTGATGACTTTTCATAAATCTAAAGGGCTTGGATTTCCAGTTGTGATAAACGTTTTCATTGACTCGAAAGGCGGGGGCAATGACCTTTATTTTGACAAAGAACATAAAGAAAGATTGCTTTATCCTTTTAAAATGAAGAAAGATTACTTAAAGATTATTGATAGTGGATTGCTAAATAATGAACATACCAAGCGTATGATGGAAAGATACATTGAGGAGAAAATTGACGAGCTCGTACAGGAGATAAACACGATCTATGTTGCTCTCACAAGGGCTAAGAAGAGGTTGTATAATATTTATATGGAAGATACTTACTTCAAACGCTTGGTCGAAGCTGGGAAAGCTGATGAAAGGGTTTATGGTGAAATAATAAAGGAGAAGAAAGAACCGTTAATCGAAAGTTCAGAACCTCCTTTAATAACCTTTTATAGAAGGAAAAATCTACCAAAGGTCTTTATTGAACCACGTCGTGAGGAATTTCAAACCACCGACTTGATTTCGCGATTGAAAGCAAGTTGGGTAGGAGATGCTGTGCATGAATTCCTTCGCACTATCGATTTTATAGAAATGCCAGAAGAACTTATAAAATACAGAGATAGGATGGTGGCTATCGCTGACAAGTATTATATCGATTCATTTACAGCTGAAAAGATTCTGGGCGTTTTGGTGGACTTTTTTTCCAGAGATGGTAGAATTAAAATACTGTCCAATAGACAGGGGGGTGAACTCTACAGAGAGAGGGAAATAGGATTAATTGATGGAAGTTTTGAAAGAATTGACCGACTGATTGTTGGTAAAGATTTTGTGGAGGTAATTGATTTTAAAACGGGGGAACCTAAAGAAGAGGATATAAAGCAAGTAAAGGGTTATATTAAGGTTTTGAAAAAGATTTTTACCGCTCACGAAATTAAAGGGTACCTTGCTTATGTGTTTAATGATCAATTGAAGGAAGTGAGTGATGAGGAGTGA
- a CDS encoding PD-(D/E)XK nuclease family protein, translating into MRSEKIILLEPKNFLSNLAGYIVDKCEAGEKIENFIFIMPNRRSGVYLRYFITQRIGKPVVLPMIFSIDDFVDYHYENFIKRDKKLNEPDALYVLYDLYKDYLDTMVFWDFVSLGKRIYNDFEELKIYRRTKEEIQAVLTHLDLPENSRTRILLENYPAVYETFYDTINKNGFSTRSTRYFLTAEKIDLERDYKDFSVVMCLPFLLTESEKLFINRALDSENFTLVLQDSKFALDEFRNQFGEDLFPLAVSTEHPLLPQDLRVELIPTDDDISEIYLVADKLANANVKELNSIDTAIILPDSSKLVPLLEFAIPEGVDFNVSMGYPVKLTGYFTFFKDLLELLNFTQYDSETDSCLINVKKLKNFLERNFQSEGVSDILQFLKILGSSGYSLISDKMTPFLVDKLILNDEDSKKRMKEFWENFLKEFWIPIFSYKTFAGFVDFLIDFLGKKEGKSLSLNVGEDIEGLRQSLLEELFVLRNSLLSNITQDPSNDKVENLKNFVRFVLDFTEYLSIPLKGTPLKGLQVIGFLETRLLSFKRVIIIDVQEGVLTRNFEYDTLLPYDLRVKLRIDDLDSKNRLSQYLFFTLLQSSKDCTVIYKDSNFDEPSHLILILKEYLARDGREVGSTSHRSYYTLISTGGERRFNFEDGIKKNANMLEKLKRITYSYTHLETYLECPVKFALTYVYGLKEDIQDEYDRRIIGTVIHEVLQRFFSALDGKFKGDDFEKRGFFEVSSKVLEEEYPIETPRIKILKTAITERLWISLSKLQGRLEEEIKKNELGEFVKYYTEKELNATVELEEGIRLNFTGKIDRIDIFSNGVIIIDYKSGSSFRDYEKGDNLVGLSERLKNPGVFVSEIITKPKIQLLVYLWLFKNSKLEFVELNGGRVYATIFPLLGLSSKSQFELIDLSQKEVYVETDVLIKSLLHEILNPEIDFYLPSNKKELLTRCRNCPFKVACNTYIML; encoded by the coding sequence ATGAGGAGTGAAAAAATTATTTTACTTGAGCCAAAGAATTTTCTCTCGAATCTTGCAGGATATATTGTTGATAAATGTGAAGCGGGTGAGAAAATTGAAAACTTCATTTTTATTATGCCTAATAGGCGTTCCGGTGTGTATCTGAGATACTTCATCACTCAGAGAATCGGTAAACCAGTTGTTTTACCTATGATCTTTTCTATTGATGATTTCGTTGATTATCACTATGAAAACTTTATTAAGAGGGATAAAAAACTGAATGAACCAGATGCCCTGTATGTCCTGTACGATCTCTATAAGGATTATCTTGATACAATGGTTTTCTGGGATTTTGTATCTCTCGGGAAAAGGATTTACAACGATTTTGAAGAACTCAAGATTTATAGAAGGACGAAAGAAGAGATTCAAGCGGTATTAACGCACTTAGATCTGCCTGAAAACTCAAGGACCAGAATTTTGCTTGAGAATTACCCTGCAGTATACGAGACGTTCTATGACACCATTAATAAAAATGGGTTTTCTACCCGTTCTACGAGGTATTTCCTTACTGCTGAAAAGATTGATTTGGAAAGGGATTATAAAGATTTTAGTGTGGTTATGTGTCTTCCCTTTCTTTTGACTGAGAGTGAAAAGTTATTTATTAATAGGGCGTTAGATTCTGAAAATTTCACGCTGGTTTTACAAGACTCTAAGTTTGCATTGGATGAATTTAGAAATCAATTTGGAGAGGATTTGTTTCCTTTAGCAGTTTCAACAGAGCACCCCTTGCTTCCTCAAGATTTGAGGGTTGAATTGATACCCACAGATGATGATATTTCCGAGATATACTTAGTTGCAGATAAACTGGCGAATGCCAATGTAAAAGAATTGAATTCTATTGATACAGCTATTATTTTGCCCGACTCTTCAAAGTTGGTTCCATTGTTAGAATTTGCGATTCCTGAAGGGGTAGATTTCAATGTATCTATGGGGTATCCTGTTAAGTTAACGGGGTATTTTACTTTTTTCAAAGATTTACTGGAACTTTTGAACTTCACTCAGTATGACTCAGAAACTGATTCGTGTTTAATTAATGTCAAAAAGCTAAAGAACTTTCTTGAAAGAAATTTTCAAAGCGAAGGCGTTAGCGATATCTTACAGTTTTTAAAAATTCTCGGGTCCTCAGGGTATTCGTTGATAAGTGACAAAATGACGCCTTTTTTAGTTGACAAGCTTATATTGAACGATGAAGATTCTAAGAAAAGAATGAAAGAATTTTGGGAAAACTTTTTAAAGGAATTTTGGATTCCAATTTTTTCTTATAAAACTTTTGCAGGTTTTGTAGATTTTCTGATAGATTTTCTCGGGAAAAAGGAAGGCAAAAGTTTGTCTCTCAATGTGGGTGAAGACATTGAAGGACTTCGGCAAAGCCTTTTAGAAGAATTGTTTGTTTTAAGAAACTCTTTGCTTTCGAACATTACACAAGATCCTTCCAATGACAAAGTTGAAAATTTAAAAAATTTTGTCAGATTTGTTTTAGACTTCACTGAATATCTTTCGATTCCGTTGAAAGGTACACCCCTTAAGGGTCTCCAAGTCATTGGATTTCTGGAGACCCGACTTTTAAGCTTCAAAAGGGTAATTATAATTGACGTTCAGGAAGGAGTGTTAACACGAAATTTTGAATATGATACTCTTCTCCCTTATGACTTGAGAGTAAAACTTAGAATTGATGATTTAGATTCTAAGAATAGACTCTCCCAATATCTTTTTTTCACCCTTCTACAGTCTTCAAAAGATTGCACGGTTATTTACAAAGACTCCAATTTTGATGAACCTTCACATTTAATTTTGATTTTGAAAGAGTATCTTGCACGGGATGGGCGAGAAGTGGGATCAACTTCTCACAGGAGTTATTACACTCTTATTTCCACAGGGGGAGAAAGAAGATTCAACTTCGAAGATGGAATTAAAAAGAACGCCAATATGCTTGAGAAATTGAAGAGAATTACTTATTCCTATACCCACTTGGAGACTTATCTCGAATGTCCAGTAAAGTTTGCTCTTACCTATGTTTATGGCCTTAAAGAGGACATACAGGATGAATACGATAGGAGAATTATAGGGACCGTTATTCACGAAGTATTACAGAGGTTCTTTTCCGCTCTTGATGGAAAATTCAAAGGAGATGATTTTGAAAAAAGAGGATTTTTTGAGGTTTCTTCTAAGGTTCTGGAGGAGGAATATCCAATTGAAACTCCCAGAATAAAAATTCTGAAGACTGCAATTACCGAGAGATTGTGGATTTCTTTATCAAAGTTGCAAGGAAGACTGGAGGAAGAGATTAAAAAAAATGAACTCGGTGAGTTCGTTAAATATTACACAGAAAAGGAACTTAATGCAACGGTAGAACTTGAAGAAGGAATTAGACTTAACTTTACAGGAAAAATTGACAGAATAGATATCTTCTCAAATGGAGTCATAATTATAGATTATAAAAGCGGTAGCTCCTTTCGGGATTACGAGAAAGGAGACAACCTGGTGGGTTTGTCTGAACGGTTGAAAAATCCAGGTGTCTTTGTGTCCGAAATTATTACAAAGCCTAAGATTCAGCTTCTTGTGTACCTTTGGCTGTTTAAAAATTCAAAGCTTGAGTTTGTTGAGCTCAACGGAGGCAGGGTTTATGCAACTATTTTCCCATTGTTAGGACTTAGTTCTAAGAGCCAATTTGAATTAATTGACCTTTCACAAAAAGAGGTTTATGTGGAAACTGATGTGCTAATCAAATCGTTGTTACATGAAATTCTTAACCCAGAGATAGATTTTTACTTACCATCAAACAAAAAAGAACTTTTAACAAGGTGCAGAAATTGCCCATTTAAGGTTGCTTGTAATACGTACATTATGCTGTAA
- a CDS encoding SagB/ThcOx family dehydrogenase, which yields MIKLPEPRRDSNFSLEKAINERRSVRTYKDSSLTLKEVAQLLWAAQGKVKSGKRATPSAGATYPMEIYLIAGKVENLEPGLYKYNHDEHSLQLVKAGDLRREVSERALRQDMILKAPVTIVVSAVFGRTRARYGARAERYVYMEAGHIGQNIYLQATALGLGTVAVGAFIDEEVKRVLGIKEEPLYLFPVGWK from the coding sequence ATGATTAAACTTCCTGAGCCGAGAAGGGATAGTAATTTTTCTTTGGAGAAGGCAATTAATGAAAGGAGATCGGTAAGGACTTATAAAGATTCTTCCCTAACTCTGAAAGAAGTGGCTCAACTTCTCTGGGCAGCCCAGGGCAAGGTTAAGAGTGGAAAGAGGGCAACCCCTTCTGCGGGCGCGACCTATCCCATGGAGATTTATCTTATCGCAGGTAAAGTAGAGAATTTAGAACCAGGGCTTTATAAGTATAATCATGATGAGCATTCTCTGCAACTCGTGAAAGCGGGTGATCTTAGAAGGGAAGTTTCTGAAAGAGCACTCAGACAGGATATGATTTTGAAAGCGCCAGTTACAATTGTAGTCTCAGCGGTTTTCGGAAGAACGAGGGCACGATATGGGGCAAGAGCGGAAAGGTACGTGTATATGGAAGCTGGTCACATTGGTCAGAATATATACTTACAGGCAACGGCACTGGGCCTCGGCACTGTGGCTGTGGGAGCCTTTATCGATGAAGAAGTTAAAAGGGTCCTTGGTATAAAAGAGGAACCTTTGTATCTATTCCCCGTCGGATGGAAGTAG
- a CDS encoding MmpS family transport accessory protein, translated as MIRFSYILILLLGLFALSCERDQLTVEYVVSGKSSSAYTITFVSNAAGETSAIINASLPWNYAFTADRGDTVYISAWSSDSVKVQIFVDGDLKAEDWDDNVAEARCVVE; from the coding sequence ATGATTAGATTTTCCTACATTCTTATATTGCTTTTAGGCCTATTTGCTCTTTCTTGCGAAAGAGATCAACTAACGGTAGAATATGTTGTATCAGGAAAGTCTTCAAGTGCATACACTATTACATTTGTCTCAAATGCGGCTGGTGAAACTTCTGCAATTATAAATGCTTCCCTCCCGTGGAATTATGCCTTTACTGCTGATAGAGGTGATACCGTTTATATTAGTGCATGGAGTTCTGATTCCGTAAAAGTTCAAATTTTTGTTGATGGTGACCTTAAAGCAGAAGATTGGGATGATAATGTTGCCGAAGCCCGCTGCGTAGTTGAGTAA
- the gcvPB gene encoding aminomethyl-transferring glycine dehydrogenase subunit GcvPB, giving the protein MELIFEISKPGKTGFTIKKFEKTANISIPEKYMRKEEPKLPELAENEVVRHFIALSTLNHHVDKGFYPLGSCTMKYNPKVNEHTANLPGFTHLHPLQPPQTVQGALKLMKELEYLLAEISGMDAISLQPAAGAHGEYSGIKIIRKYHEKKGNPRKYILIPDSAHGTNPASTTLSGYQAITIKSDETGRIDVEDLKKHLNEEVAGFMVTNPNTLGIFENRIHEISDLVHSVGGLMYMDGANLNAFIGHIRPGDLGFDVMHFNLHKTFSTPHGGGGPGSGPIGVKKFLEPYLPVPRIVEINGGYELDYNYPDSIGKIHSFYGNFLVLIRAYTYIRMLGREYIKKVSEDAVLNANYLRKKLMDHYELPYKSTCMHEFVLSGKEFKKYGVRTLDIAKRILDFGMHAPTIYFPLIVPEAIMIEPTETENKETLDKFVEVLLQIKEEAEKNPEILKTAPHTTPVKRLDDALAVKLSKVRYTKE; this is encoded by the coding sequence ATGGAACTAATTTTTGAAATTTCAAAGCCCGGAAAAACCGGTTTCACAATTAAAAAGTTTGAAAAAACCGCAAATATCTCTATCCCTGAAAAATATATGAGAAAAGAGGAACCAAAACTTCCCGAGCTGGCAGAGAATGAGGTTGTAAGGCATTTTATTGCATTATCTACACTAAATCATCATGTTGATAAAGGATTTTACCCACTTGGCTCCTGCACAATGAAATACAATCCCAAAGTTAACGAACATACTGCAAACCTTCCAGGTTTTACCCATCTTCATCCATTGCAACCACCCCAAACCGTTCAAGGTGCATTGAAACTAATGAAAGAACTGGAATATTTATTAGCCGAAATTAGTGGTATGGATGCTATTTCCCTTCAGCCAGCAGCAGGGGCTCATGGTGAATATTCTGGTATAAAAATAATTAGAAAGTACCACGAGAAGAAAGGAAATCCGAGAAAATATATTTTGATACCAGACTCGGCTCATGGAACCAATCCTGCGTCCACTACTCTATCTGGTTATCAAGCTATCACAATAAAATCCGATGAGACCGGGAGAATTGACGTTGAGGACCTGAAAAAACACCTGAATGAAGAAGTAGCAGGCTTTATGGTAACAAATCCAAATACCCTTGGAATTTTTGAAAATAGAATCCACGAAATTTCTGACCTGGTTCACTCAGTGGGTGGTCTAATGTACATGGATGGTGCCAATTTAAATGCTTTCATAGGGCACATAAGACCGGGAGACCTCGGATTTGACGTAATGCATTTTAACTTACACAAGACCTTTTCTACTCCTCACGGTGGAGGAGGTCCAGGGAGTGGTCCTATAGGTGTGAAAAAATTCTTAGAGCCTTATCTTCCCGTGCCAAGAATAGTAGAAATAAATGGTGGGTATGAATTAGATTATAACTACCCAGATTCCATAGGGAAAATTCACTCATTTTATGGAAACTTCCTTGTTTTAATAAGGGCTTACACCTACATCAGAATGCTTGGTCGGGAATATATAAAGAAAGTTAGCGAAGACGCCGTTTTGAATGCCAACTATCTAAGAAAGAAACTAATGGACCATTACGAACTACCTTACAAGAGCACCTGCATGCACGAATTTGTATTGTCTGGTAAGGAATTCAAAAAATATGGGGTAAGGACACTGGATATTGCAAAAAGAATTCTGGATTTTGGCATGCATGCACCGACAATTTATTTCCCTCTAATTGTGCCTGAAGCGATAATGATTGAGCCAACAGAGACTGAAAACAAGGAAACACTTGATAAATTTGTAGAAGTCTTGCTTCAAATAAAAGAAGAAGCAGAGAAAAACCCTGAAATCCTGAAAACCGCTCCTCATACCACACCGGTAAAGAGACTGGACGACGCACTGGCGGTTAAACTATCCAAAGTAAGATATACGAAAGAATGA
- a CDS encoding bifunctional oligoribonuclease/PAP phosphatase NrnA — protein sequence MTKKVINLVELLKATNGKIGIVSHLNPDGDAVGSLLAFYLFLRKVGKEAIPFLKDNVPYFLDFLPGVNEIRKEMTHDLDLIFLIDASEFSRTGFPEPLDKKIIRIDHHISGKIYSNYDLIIPQAPSTTSLIMKIMKKYDSSKIDKDIKTCLYTGLLTDTSSFRHSNSFKWAFKDAYYLVNNGLDVTDIASLVYERKKLKTLQLLAKALSTITVKEQVGIISVRREFLEEFGLDRSETEGFVNYPLSIDEAIVGISMVEVDNQVWRISLRGKNKVNLAKVAETFGGGGHFNAAGCTLKGSEKDVIDSLISTIKKYKIG from the coding sequence ATGACTAAAAAAGTTATAAATTTAGTGGAACTTCTAAAAGCTACAAATGGTAAAATTGGAATAGTATCCCATTTAAACCCCGATGGTGATGCGGTAGGAAGTCTATTGGCTTTTTATCTTTTTCTTAGAAAGGTAGGGAAAGAGGCGATTCCTTTTCTTAAAGACAATGTTCCTTATTTTCTTGATTTTTTGCCAGGGGTAAATGAAATTAGAAAAGAAATGACTCACGATCTGGACTTGATCTTTCTTATTGATGCCAGTGAATTTTCAAGAACCGGATTCCCGGAGCCACTTGACAAAAAGATAATAAGGATTGACCACCATATTTCGGGTAAAATCTATTCAAATTACGACCTAATCATACCCCAAGCCCCAAGTACAACGAGTCTAATTATGAAGATTATGAAAAAATATGATTCATCAAAGATTGACAAAGATATTAAAACTTGCCTTTATACTGGACTGCTAACAGACACATCTTCTTTCAGACACTCAAACAGCTTCAAGTGGGCCTTCAAGGATGCATATTATTTGGTTAACAATGGCTTAGATGTAACCGATATTGCCTCTCTTGTTTATGAACGGAAAAAGTTAAAAACCCTCCAACTTCTTGCTAAAGCCCTATCAACGATTACAGTGAAAGAACAAGTAGGTATAATTTCGGTAAGAAGGGAATTCCTTGAGGAATTTGGACTCGACAGATCGGAGACAGAGGGATTTGTAAACTATCCTCTGTCCATTGATGAAGCCATCGTTGGAATTAGTATGGTAGAGGTAGATAACCAAGTTTGGAGAATCAGTTTAAGAGGGAAAAATAAAGTTAATCTTGCAAAAGTGGCAGAAACCTTTGGAGGTGGCGGTCACTTTAATGCTGCAGGGTGTACCTTAAAAGGTTCGGAAAAAGATGTTATTGATTCTTTAATTAGCACCATTAAAAAGTACAAAATTGGGTAA